The DNA region CAGCGCGCGCTGGCCGAAACCGGCGCGGAGGCGGCGGGAACGGTGGTGATCGGCGACACCACCTACGACATCCAGATGGCCCGCAACGCGAGGGTGCGGTCGGTCGGCGTCTCCTGGGGCTACCATGCGGTGCCGGAACTGGAGCGGGCCGGGGCCGACCGGATCGTTCACCGCGGGCGCGAGGTCGCCGGTGCGGTGCTGGAGCTTTTGGAAGGGTAAGCGATGAAGCGTTTCTACAAGGCGGCCGGGGTCGGAGAAACCGAAGGCGGCTTCCGGGTCGAGTTGGACGGCCGTCCGGTGCGCAGCCCGGCCAAGGCGCCGCTGATCTTCCCCAGCCGGCCGCTGGCGCAGGGCGTAGCCGACGAATGGGCGGCGCAGGAGGAGCGGATCGACGCCCATGCGATGCCGCTGATGCAGCTGTCGAGCACCGCAGTCGACCTGATCCCGGCCAAGCGGCCGGAGATCGTCCCGGCGGTCAGCGCCTATGCCGGCACCGACCTGCTGTGCTATCGCGCCGAACATCCCCAGCTGCTGGTCGAGCGTCAGGCCCGGCACTGGCAGCCGCTGCTGGATTGGGCGGCCCTGACCTACGACGCTCCGCTGCGGGTCTGCGCCGGCCTGATGCCGAAGCCGCAGCCGGACGAGGCGCTGGCGGCGCTGCGCCGGGTGGTGGAGGCGACGGACGACTGGTATCTGGCGGCCTTGCAGACCGCGACGGGGGTCTGCGGCTCGATCGTCGTGGCGCTTGCCCTGCTGGAAGGGCGGATCGGTCCGGACGAGGCCTTCGAGGTCTCGCAACTGGACGAGACCTATCAGATCGATCAATGGGGCGAAGACGCCGAGGCCACGAAGCGCCGCGCCAA from Azospirillum thiophilum includes:
- a CDS encoding ATP12 family chaperone protein: MKRFYKAAGVGETEGGFRVELDGRPVRSPAKAPLIFPSRPLAQGVADEWAAQEERIDAHAMPLMQLSSTAVDLIPAKRPEIVPAVSAYAGTDLLCYRAEHPQLLVERQARHWQPLLDWAALTYDAPLRVCAGLMPKPQPDEALAALRRVVEATDDWYLAALQTATGVCGSIVVALALLEGRIGPDEAFEVSQLDETYQIDQWGEDAEATKRRANVRAEILACRRFVDLLRG